One Niabella beijingensis DNA window includes the following coding sequences:
- a CDS encoding Smr/MutS family protein: protein MKYQLGDKVLILHSDEEGTIVDFINDKMVMVDVRGVKFPVYLDQIDFPYFRNFSQKKKTAQPRPRQHVDDLRKEKPAPVPKKEDGVWLNFLPVSDTDEFGDEVVELLKVHLVNNTRTAYEFKYGLGFFGAPEFELKNTVQSFQNFYIHDVPFADMSDSPSFEFEFSLVQPQKTKATHFETTIKIKPKQLFARIEELRQKNLATFSYKLFDVYPDKAPEEDPMELSLNKLSNKFKVYNAKEARKHLEPARSVVDLHIEKLTDDASHMSNFEMLTLQLDTFEKFYNLAVTHMQPTLTIIHGVGTGKLRDEIHDALRLKKEVNYFVNQYHPSYGYGATEVHFKY from the coding sequence GTGAAATATCAGTTAGGTGATAAAGTATTGATCCTTCATTCGGACGAAGAAGGTACCATCGTTGATTTTATAAATGATAAAATGGTGATGGTGGATGTAAGGGGTGTTAAATTTCCGGTTTACCTGGATCAGATCGATTTTCCCTATTTCCGTAATTTCAGTCAGAAAAAGAAAACAGCACAACCCAGGCCCCGCCAGCATGTGGACGACCTGCGTAAGGAAAAACCTGCGCCGGTGCCCAAAAAGGAGGATGGGGTATGGCTCAATTTCCTGCCGGTTTCGGATACCGATGAGTTTGGTGATGAAGTGGTAGAACTGTTGAAGGTGCACCTGGTCAACAATACACGAACCGCCTATGAATTTAAGTATGGTCTCGGCTTTTTTGGTGCGCCCGAATTTGAATTAAAAAATACGGTTCAGTCATTTCAGAATTTTTATATTCATGATGTTCCTTTTGCGGATATGAGCGACAGCCCTTCTTTTGAATTTGAATTTTCGCTGGTACAACCACAAAAAACAAAGGCGACACATTTTGAAACGACGATAAAGATCAAGCCCAAACAGCTTTTTGCCAGGATCGAGGAGCTGCGCCAGAAAAATCTGGCAACCTTTTCCTATAAATTATTTGATGTTTACCCCGATAAAGCCCCGGAGGAAGACCCGATGGAGCTCTCCTTGAATAAGCTGAGCAATAAATTCAAAGTTTATAATGCCAAAGAAGCCCGCAAGCACCTGGAGCCCGCACGGAGCGTGGTAGACCTTCATATTGAGAAGCTGACGGATGATGCTTCCCACATGAGCAATTTTGAGATGCTTACCCTGCAGCTGGACACCTTTGAGAAATTTTATAATCTCGCCGTGACGCATATGCAGCCCACGCTTACCATTATCCATGGTGTGGGAACCGGCAAGCTGCGTGATGAGATACACGATGCCCTGCGGCTGAAAAAAGAAGTGAATTATTTTGTAAACCAGTACCATCCCTCTTATGGATATGGTGCAACGGAAGTGCATTTTAAATATTGA
- a CDS encoding VOC family protein produces MKLNNLRPVIYVPEIKTTLDYYREHLGFETRCNETASWGYAFKDAVEIMFSIPNAHLPFTATAFTGSLYINTDDVNAWWALLKEKCTIVYPVETFSYGMREFAVRDLNGIILQFGQET; encoded by the coding sequence ATGAAGTTAAACAATCTCCGCCCGGTGATCTATGTCCCCGAAATAAAAACAACACTTGATTATTACCGGGAGCACCTTGGATTTGAGACCCGTTGTAATGAAACCGCCAGCTGGGGATATGCCTTTAAAGATGCTGTGGAGATTATGTTCAGCATTCCCAATGCGCACCTGCCTTTTACAGCTACTGCATTCACCGGCTCACTTTATATCAATACCGATGATGTAAACGCCTGGTGGGCACTGCTGAAAGAAAAATGTACGATCGTGTATCCGGTGGAAACATTCAGTTATGGCATGCGTGAATTTGCGGTACGGGATCTTAATGGCATCATCCTGCAGTTCGGGCAGGAGACCTAA